The DNA window CAAACGACGTGCCGAAGCCGCACTGCGGGCTCAGCGCGAGCAGCTCGCGTGGGAAGTGCCGCGCCGCCTCGTCGATGCGGGCGAGCAGGTCCTCCTGCCGCTCCAACACGCCCGACTTCGTCGTCACCAGTCCGAGCACAACGACCTTGTCGTCCGGCACGCCGCGCAGCGGCTCGAAGCCGCCGGAGCGGGCGCCGTCGTACTCCAGCAGCAGCCGCTGGGCGCTCACCCGCCGCAGCACCGTGTCCACCATCGAGGCGTACCCGCCCTCCGCCAGCCCCCGGCTGCCCTGATTGCCCCTGCCCCGGGGGGAGCCGAA is part of the Chloroflexota bacterium genome and encodes:
- a CDS encoding methionine synthase gives rise to the protein FGSPRGRGNQGSRGLAEGGYASMVDTVLRRVSAQRLLLEYDGARSGGFEPLRGVPDDKVVVLGLVTTKSGVLERQEDLLARIDEAARHFPRELLALSPQCGFGTSFVGNNLTIDEQNAKLRLVAETAKRAWG